In Eubacteriales bacterium mix99, the DNA window CAATTTTACGGAGAGGGCGCTGATTACAATAATAAAGGAAGACAGAAATCATGATTCCTGCCAGAAACAATGCAGCAAGCACCAAAATGACAACCTTCAACACCTCATTTGCCTGCTGGTTGAATACCTTGTCAGGAACAGCGCCTACCAGGATCATGCCATGATCGCCTATATGATATTGATACATTACAAAACCATTATACTGCAGGGTATGGGAAGAGCCGGCACTTTCAAGGGCATTTTCCAAGTCTTCCGAAATGCCCCCGCCATCATGCTGAATGGATTCCTTATCCTTTTTCAGAGAGCAAAGAGGGACCCCTTCCTGATTCAATATCCAGACATTGGATGCCCCTGTGGAAAAAATGGGAGAAAGAAGCTTTTTTATTCCACTCTCCCCGATAAAAAATACGGTTTGTCCCAGTTCCTCCGTACTTTTCAGGTCCAGGAAAGGAATCCGATATATCAAGGAATAATCCTGATTCGACCCCAAAGCAACCCATTCGGAAGGCAAAACCTGCTTCCTGTAACTTATGGGGAAAACGGTCTTTATCCAATCCTCAAAATCTGCATCTCCATATTGAAAATAGCTTCCATAATAGAGCTTAAGCTTAAAAAACGCTTTGTTATGGGAAAGTATCAAATGGTTGAACCGGCTGTATATCATATAGTCATCAATCAGTCCGTTGGTATCGGGAACCCTGGAAAGGGATAACTCCGCAATATCGGGAACCACTCCGGATATATCGGTCAGGGGATCCATGCAGGTATTCAGGGTTTCCACCATATTCAGGGTATCGGCAAAATCATCCGCTGCGCAAAGGCTCCGTTCCAGATCTTCGGATGCCGTCCTGATCATCTGGTAATTATACTCATCCAGCTGTCTGGAATTGTTTTCAAGCACGAGCAGATAGATGCTGATACCCATGACTGCGGGAATCAGCAGCATGGAAAACCAGGAAACAGTAAATTTCAGTAAGGAAGGATTTTTCAGATGAAAGTCTTTTTTAATATGATAACCCATAGGTTCCCCCTCTTTCATCATAACAGGATAGACCATTTTCATGCAATGGTCTATCCCCATTTAACCTTTTTTAAAAAAATTATTTTGCCCCGTAATATTTCCTCAATACCGTCAGGTAGTCTTTCAGACCCATATCCTTTAATTCTTTCAGGTAAGCATCCCAGTCCTTATCCAGGCTGCGGGTTCCCAGAATAAACTCCGTGTTTGCCCTTTTGATATAGTCGTTGAAAAGCCCGGAGTCTTCCGTCATCTTCGAGATCGTTTCCTTATCACTCCATACAATAGATGGAATATTCAGGGACTGATAATAAGACTCATACATCCTGGCTGCCTGCATCAGAATAAAGGTATTGTTGGTGTTATAGGTGGATTCGTCGTCCGTTACCGCATAACGAATCTTTTCACTGTCCACTTTCGGCACCATGTTCTCACCAAAGCGGAAATTATCACTGTAGGAATTCTGAAGAACCTTGACAGACTGATCCGCTCCGGAAAATGCGGGCTTATCCACCATTTCATAGTTCACGCCCTTTTTCATTCCATATGCATTGGCAAAGGTCCCTTCTTCTCCCGTCCAATAATCCAGCCATTTCATGGCCACCTCCGGGTATTTGCACTGTGAGGAAATGGCAGAGCAAAGCCGGAACACGATTCCGTTGTCCGGCACAGCCTGATGACCGGATGGTCCCTTCAGCGGACCAATGGGAACATAATCCGTCCAATTCAGGACGCCTGTGTCAATAAATCTGCCCTGGAAAAAGGAAGGCACGGCTCCCACCAGAAAATCCTCTCCCTTTTTCTTATTGACAAGAGCTTTCAGGGAATCGCCATCCTGGGTATAGGTCTCTTCTGCGTAAAACAATCCTTCTTGATACAAATCATTCAGATAACGAAGTCCTTCCTTCCAGTCATCAGTGATGGGGGCAAATACCAGCTTGCCACTGTCATCGATATAGTAATAATTATCTCCTGTCATCTGGAAGCTGTCCATAATATACGGAACAGGATCCCCTTCTGCGCCAAAGGAGATCATAGGGATTTCGTCCTTTTTCCCATTGCCGTTCAAGTCCTTGTCCCGAATCTGAATCAGATAATCTCTGAATTCCCCTGTTGTTTCAGGAACCTTGCCGCCAAGCTTCTGAAGCCAGTCATTATAAAGAAACATCTTATGGGTGTTCCTCATATGAACGCCGACATCCGTTTCCATCAGGGTATAGATATTCCCGTCATGGGAGGTTAAATATTCCTTATATTCCGGGTTTTCCTCCAGTACCTTTTTGGTATTGGTTCCCTGGGATTCGATCAGATCGTTAAGCGGCAGTAAAATTTTACTTTCCGTTGCCGTCTGAACCTGTTCCGGGGTTAAATTGGTCAGATACATATCGGGATATTCCCCACCGGCAAAAGAAAGATTCAGTTGAGTGGAATATTCTTCTCCAGGCACAAACGTCCATTTGATATGTACTCCGGTTTTCTTCTCATACTCTGTTATCATGGTGTTTGTCTTCGGATCGGAAATATGTTCCCTTTTGCCGGTCCATGCGGTAAGTGTCACCGGATTGGTTACAATGGGAAATTCATTGGGATCGGAAACCTTGATTTCTTTTCCGGATGAAGCCTTGCTGCCGGAAGCTGATTCAGTGGCAGAATTTGGCTTGCCGTTGGAATCCGAGGGCTTCTGTGACTTACCGGAACAGCCTGTGATCAGAATAGCAAGGCACAGAGCTGAAATAAGAGCTGCTGCTTTCTTCTTCTTCATAACTTTCTTATTCATAACTTTCTTATTCATAACTTTCTTATTCATAACTTTCTTATTCATAATTTACCCCCTCTTTTTTGCATATACTTTTGGACTCCGGACATTTATCTGCGCGGCAACGCGTCGCACTCAGCCCTTAACTGCGCCAATCATCACTCCTTTTACAAAATACTTCTGGACAAATGGATAGATTAGCAGGACAGGGAGCGAAGACACAATAATAACGGAATATTTCATCAGATTCTGCCGTTCCTGTAATGCCATGCTGGTATCCAGATCCATAAATTCCAGTTTGGCGGAATTGGTAATCAAAATTTCACGTAAAATAATGGACAGCGGAAACTTTTTACGGTCCGTAAGATAGATCAGGGCTGAGAAATACGAGTTCCAGTTCCCCACCGCGTAAAATAATCCGATTACTGCCAGAATCGCCCCTGAAAGTGGGAGTACAATGGAAAACAGAAACTGTATGTTTCCGCAGCCGTCCAGTTGTGCGGAATCCCAGAGCTCGTCCGGAATTTGCGTCTGAAAGTAAGTCCGCATTACGATCATGTTATAAACGGACATGGATCCCGGAAGAATAATAGCCCACATGCTATTCAGCATTCCCAGTCTGCGGACCGTCAGAAATGTGGGAATCAGCCCACCGCTGAAATACATGGTAATCATGCAAAGCGTCATCATAAAATTGCGCATGGCAAAATCCCTGCGTGATAGGGGATAGGCACAGCAAACAGTTAAGGTAAGGGAAAGCAGAGTGCCTGCCGCCATGTAAATCAGGGAATTGACGTATCCGGTCCAGATATCCTTATATTCAAACACCGCCCGATAGCCGGCCAGGGAAAATTTCCCCGGCAGCAGGGAAAGTCCCATCACCGTGGTATCTGCCGAAAATGAAGCGGATACAATAAATAGAAGCGGATACAGCAGGATAATAAATATCATGATCAATAAAAAACCATTTACAACACAAAAGATTCGATCCCCTGATCCGTAGTTCTGATATTTTTTTGAATTTGTCATCATGGTTTCCCCCTTACCAAAGACTGCTTTCCGTCAATGCCTTTGTTACCCTGTTTACAAGCAACAGCATGACAATATTCAACAGGGAAACGAACAGATCGATAGCTGCACCCATGGAGTATTGAGGCATCGTGCTTGCAATACCCTGCTTGTATACATAGGTACTGATTACCTCAGAAACCTTCAGGTTCAGATTATTCTGCATCAGATATATTTTTTCATAGCCTACATTGAAGATACTCCCACAACCCATGATAAACGTGATGGCCACCGTTGGCAGGATACCGGGCAGGTCAACATGCCAGATTCGCTTCAATATCCCGGCACCATCCACAATAGCAGCCTCATGCAGCTCAGGTGAAACCCCGGAAAGGGCAGAAATATAAATGATGGAGTTGTAGCCAATTCCCTGCCATATGCCGGACCACACGTATATATGAGAAAAATATCCCGGTTTTGACATAAACTCGATGGGGTTCCCTCCAA includes these proteins:
- a CDS encoding extracellular solute-binding protein, whose translation is MNKKVMNKKVMNKKVMNKKVMKKKKAAALISALCLAILITGCSGKSQKPSDSNGKPNSATESASGSKASSGKEIKVSDPNEFPIVTNPVTLTAWTGKREHISDPKTNTMITEYEKKTGVHIKWTFVPGEEYSTQLNLSFAGGEYPDMYLTNLTPEQVQTATESKILLPLNDLIESQGTNTKKVLEENPEYKEYLTSHDGNIYTLMETDVGVHMRNTHKMFLYNDWLQKLGGKVPETTGEFRDYLIQIRDKDLNGNGKKDEIPMISFGAEGDPVPYIMDSFQMTGDNYYYIDDSGKLVFAPITDDWKEGLRYLNDLYQEGLFYAEETYTQDGDSLKALVNKKKGEDFLVGAVPSFFQGRFIDTGVLNWTDYVPIGPLKGPSGHQAVPDNGIVFRLCSAISSQCKYPEVAMKWLDYWTGEEGTFANAYGMKKGVNYEMVDKPAFSGADQSVKVLQNSYSDNFRFGENMVPKVDSEKIRYAVTDDESTYNTNNTFILMQAARMYESYYQSLNIPSIVWSDKETISKMTEDSGLFNDYIKRANTEFILGTRSLDKDWDAYLKELKDMGLKDYLTVLRKYYGAK
- a CDS encoding carbohydrate ABC transporter permease, translated to MMTNSKKYQNYGSGDRIFCVVNGFLLIMIFIILLYPLLFIVSASFSADTTVMGLSLLPGKFSLAGYRAVFEYKDIWTGYVNSLIYMAAGTLLSLTLTVCCAYPLSRRDFAMRNFMMTLCMITMYFSGGLIPTFLTVRRLGMLNSMWAIILPGSMSVYNMIVMRTYFQTQIPDELWDSAQLDGCGNIQFLFSIVLPLSGAILAVIGLFYAVGNWNSYFSALIYLTDRKKFPLSIILREILITNSAKLEFMDLDTSMALQERQNLMKYSVIIVSSLPVLLIYPFVQKYFVKGVMIGAVKG
- a CDS encoding ABC transporter permease subunit, which encodes MQKKEAQPALLQKYLHNIRSNPGLYIMIILPLVYLIIFKYIPIYGVQIAFRDYSPARSITASPWVGLKYVKKFISYYSFWEIMRNTLVLNLYSLAVFPIPIIFALMLNYMRSAAFKKTIQVVSYIPHFISTVVMVGIIMQFLNKQTGVINQVIQLFGGNPIEFMSKPGYFSHIYVWSGIWQGIGYNSIIYISALSGVSPELHEAAIVDGAGILKRIWHVDLPGILPTVAITFIMGCGSIFNVGYEKIYLMQNNLNLKVSEVISTYVYKQGIASTMPQYSMGAAIDLFVSLLNIVMLLLVNRVTKALTESSLW